CGAGGGGCAGTCGCTGGTTCGCAGGATGCACCAGCCGCACGACTTCGCCATCGACCCGCTGCCGAACCTGCTGTTCACCAGGGACTCCTCGGTGTGGATCGACGACAGGGTGGCGGTGACCTCGCTGGCGATGCCCGCGCGGATCCGCGAGTCCGCGCTGACCGACCTGGTCTACGCCTACCACCCCAGGTTCGCGCAGTCCGCCCGTGCCTACGGCGCGCACTCCGCCCCGGTCGAGGGCGGGGACGTGCTGCTGCTGGCGCCGGGCGTGGTGGCCGTGGGGGTCGGGGAGCGCACCACTCCCGCGGGCGCGGAGTCGCTGGCCCGATCGCTGTTCGCCGACGGCCTCGCGTACACCGTGCTCGCGGTGCCGATCACGCAGACCCGGGCCTCGATGCACCTGGACACGGTGTGCACGATGGTCGACCACGACGCGGTGCTGATGTATCCCGCGATCCGCGATCACCTCACCGCCTACGTGCTGCGGCCAGCCGGTGAGGGCATCAAGGTGTCCGGCCCCGAGCCGTTCCTCCGTGCGGCCGCCGAAGCGATGGAACTCGACCGGCTGCGGGTGGTCGACACCGGCCTCGATCCGGTCACCGCCGAGCGCGAGCAGTGGGAGGACGGCAACAACACGCTGGCGGTCTCCCCGGGAACGCTGGTGGCCTACGAACGCAACGTGGAGACCAACGCGCGGCTGGAGGAAGCGGGCATCCAGGTGCTGCGCATCAGCGGTTCCGAACTCGGCTCCGGACGCGGCGGTCCCCGCTGCATGTCCTCGCCGATCGTGCGGGATCCGCTGTACTGATACCGCATCCGGCCCCGCTCCCTCCGCCGCGCGGCGATTTCGCGCGAAATCTACTCCCCGATCGGACTCCGGGTGTGAGGTTGCTCCTGCGGTGAGCGCGTGAATCGCCGGATGGCTATAACGTCGTGGGTGTCATGGATTCGACGCTGGCCAGGCGAATGCTCGCCGCTTCCACCGAGATCACCAAGGCCGCCCTCGCGGAGGAGGACCCGGGGGCGGTGCTCCCGCTCGTGGTCCGGCGTGCCGCCGCGCTGGCCGAAGCCGACCTCGGGCTCGTGATGGTCCGCGACGAGCAGGACAACCTCACGGTGGAGGCGTCCTACGTCGGTCCGCACGCCCCCGAGCCGTTGACCGACCCGGTGGGTTCGGTGCTCTCACCGCACTCCGCCGCTTCCCAGGTGGCACACGGCGGTGTTCCGGTGGTGGTCGACGACCTCATCGACGATCCGATGACGGCTCCCTACGTCCCGTGGGCACTGCGGGTGTACGGTCCGTTCGCCGTGGCCCCGTTCGGCACGCACGAACGGAGGTTGGGCGCGCTGGCGGTGTACCGCAGGCGTGGGGCGGAGCCCTTCACCAGGGTGACCGTGGATCTGCTGACCTCGTTGGCCGCGCAGGCCGGGCTGGCGCTGGTGCTGGCGGAGGGATCCACCGCCCGGCAACGTGTCGCGGTCTACCAGGAACGCGAGCGGATAGCGCGCGACCTGCACGACGTTATCGTGCAGCGGCTCTACGCGGCCGGTGTCCAGCTCAACGTGCTCGACCGCAGGATCGCCGACGATCTGGATCCCTCGGACGCGAAGCGACTGACCGAGATCACCGATCAGATCGATCAGACCATCGCCGAGGTGCGCGCGACCGTGCGCACGCTGACCTCCTCCGATCCCGAGCAGTCGAGGCAGGCGCCGGATCTGGCGGATTCACTGCGCGGCGAGGTCCGCATCGCGGGTGAGTTGCTCGGCAAGCCGCCCGAGCTGGAGCTGTCCGGCGACCTCGACGAGGTTCCGGTGGCGGTGGCCGACCACGCACGCGCGGCGTTGCGCGAGGCGCTTTCCAACGTGGTGCGCCATTCCGGGGCCCGGAACGTACTGGTCCGGGTGCGACGTACCTACGACGGGCTGCTGTTGCAGGTCACCGACGACGGTTGCGGTGTTCCGCGGGACGTGACCAGGCGGGGACTGCGCAACATGGCGGAACGGGCCACAGCCGCCGGAGGCAGCTGCACCGTCGACTCCTCCCCGGAAAGCGGCAGCACCGTCACCTGGCAGGTGCCACTCGCCGCGAGCTGAGTCCGGCGACGGTGTCGCTACCCGGTCAGCCCTGTCTGCGGGCGTACCAGGCGGCCGCCTGGGTGCGGCGTGCCATCCCCAGCTTGGCCAGCACCGATGTCACGTAGTTCTTCACCGTCTTCTCGGCGAGGAACAGCCGTTTGGCGATCTCGCGGTTGCTCATGCCCTCGCCGATCAGTTCCAGCACCCGCTGTTCCTGTTCCGTCAGCGTGTCCAGCTCGTCCGGCGGTTTCTCGCTGTCCTCGCGCATCCGGTCCAGCACGCGGCGCGTGGTCACCGGATCCAGCAGGGAGCGCCCT
This portion of the Actinopolyspora lacussalsi genome encodes:
- a CDS encoding arginine deiminase (product_source=KO:K01478; cath_funfam=3.75.10.10; cog=COG2235; ko=KO:K01478; pfam=PF02274; superfamily=55909; tigrfam=TIGR01078), coding for MTTPHVTSEVGPLRTVLLHRPGGELKRLTPRNNDQLLFDAIPWVDRAEQEHDAFAAVLREQGVEVLLLDELLSEALRDPRARTAALHSGVDERRLGAEVADTLCSYLSSMDEKTLTGVLVAGMTFEELPAAEGQSLVRRMHQPHDFAIDPLPNLLFTRDSSVWIDDRVAVTSLAMPARIRESALTDLVYAYHPRFAQSARAYGAHSAPVEGGDVLLLAPGVVAVGVGERTTPAGAESLARSLFADGLAYTVLAVPITQTRASMHLDTVCTMVDHDAVLMYPAIRDHLTAYVLRPAGEGIKVSGPEPFLRAAAEAMELDRLRVVDTGLDPVTAEREQWEDGNNTLAVSPGTLVAYERNVETNARLEEAGIQVLRISGSELGSGRGGPRCMSSPIVRDPLY
- a CDS encoding signal transduction histidine kinase (product_source=COG4585; cath_funfam=3.30.450.40,3.30.565.10; cog=COG4585; pfam=PF02518,PF07730,PF13185; smart=SM00065,SM00387; superfamily=55781,55874) → MDSTLARRMLAASTEITKAALAEEDPGAVLPLVVRRAAALAEADLGLVMVRDEQDNLTVEASYVGPHAPEPLTDPVGSVLSPHSAASQVAHGGVPVVVDDLIDDPMTAPYVPWALRVYGPFAVAPFGTHERRLGALAVYRRRGAEPFTRVTVDLLTSLAAQAGLALVLAEGSTARQRVAVYQERERIARDLHDVIVQRLYAAGVQLNVLDRRIADDLDPSDAKRLTEITDQIDQTIAEVRATVRTLTSSDPEQSRQAPDLADSLRGEVRIAGELLGKPPELELSGDLDEVPVAVADHARAALREALSNVVRHSGARNVLVRVRRTYDGLLLQVTDDGCGVPRDVTRRGLRNMAERATAAGGSCTVDSSPESGSTVTWQVPLAAS